In Rhodamnia argentea isolate NSW1041297 chromosome 1, ASM2092103v1, whole genome shotgun sequence, the genomic window TGAATATGTCTGATCTAGAAATGGAGGATTAGAAATTATTCGTCGGTGGAATTGGAGGAGCTTGAAGCAAGCCTGGAAGAGAGAAATAATGTTTATTGAGTCGGAAGTTATTGAATTCGTTGTCTAAACTGCTTATCTTTCTTGGCTTCCAGGACGTGGAGGTTCAGCGGGTAACAAATTTAGGATGTCGCTGGGTCTGCCAGTGGCGGCCACGGTGAACTGTGCGGATAACACTGGGGCGAAGAACCTTTACATCATTTCCGTGAAGGGAATCAAGGGGCGCCTGAACCGTTTGCCTTCCGCTTGTGTTGGAGACATGGTGATGGCCACTGTGAAGAAGGGGAAACCTGACCTCAGGAAGAAGGTGATGCCTGCCGTTATTGTGAGGCAGCGCAAACCGTGGCGCAGAAAGGATGGGGTGTACATGTACTTCGAAGGTGATGTATTGGTTTGTGACATTGCTAAAATATATCTGACTGTTTCTTCTGTACATTAGTTATCTGTCTCTAGTGTTGTTGGTATACTTTGGTGGTTTTTATATCTGCCCATTACCATTAGTTCTTCTGTTACATGCTTTATGTTTTTTGAAAGAAGCAAATGGAAATTAATCAATCCATGCTTTTTCTGCATCGTTAatccttttcaagtttttggattGAATGAAGCAGAAAGAAGTGGAAGCGAATTGAATGGAAATGACCGGAGATCTGAACGACTTTCCATTTGAATGCTATCTGAACGAATTTCGATTCCATCAAACAACATTCTCTGTTTACTGTATGCACCTTCTTGGACCTGTTATCTTGATAGCCTTATCTTATATCCCTTCACTAGATTTTTAAGGTGTCTGGTCATTCCTTTCAATCTTTATGCCCTTTTACTGAGATGGTCCTCAACTACTCGGTTAATTATCAACTTTTGATTTGAGTAAGGTTTTTATGAGGATTGTAGAGGCCTGAGGCATTTTTCCAGACTTAGTCCAGGTATCTGCTTGGTTTGGTGGTTGATACCATTACGAGTCTGGGGAAAGTAAGAGAGTCCTTCTTCACAGATGTTTCTGCCCCTTGTAAGGTTTCATCTGCTTTATCTGGGCCCCACATGTCTTTCCATATATGATGCTCTAGATAGCATGCCCTAGCTGGCGTGTTGCCTGCCAATTCCGATTAAAGATGCTCTCTATCTTTAGCGTTATATCTATTGCCCTTGTTTCTTTAGTACCTCATTGGAAGAAGCTGATTTTTGATAATGGTACTGCTTTCTAAGCGGTGATCTGCTCTTTCTTGCAGATAATGCTGGGGTCATTGTTAATCCAAAGGGAGAAATGAAAGGTATGATTATTATATAACTCTTAATAAGGAGACAgaggatctctctctcttccattaggggtaataaataaattgaacgtAGGTTTAATATATTAGTACTTATCTCCGAACATGAGTCCATGCTTTGGCGGTCCAACTTTTGCATCAGTTGCGTTTGTATGTGTACAGGTCATTGAAGGCTTGCTGTTGTCATGTCCAACTGCATCATTTTATGTTGTTGTGAAACGTTCTCAGTCATTGCTTTTGAACTTATAGGTTCTGCTATTACTGGTCCTATTGGAAAGGAGTGTGCCGATTTATGGCCGAGGATTGCAAGTGCAGCGAACGCAATCGTTTGAGTGTTTGGTTGGTTGGTTTTCATGATCATTAGCAGATTCACTTTTTGATAAAGAGTGATGCGGGTTTTGTTTGCGGTTACGAATTTTGATAGGTATTGTTTTGATGTAGGACTGTGTTGGATGGTGTTGATGTGTCAATGCTAGCTTCGGATATCTGAACAGTTTAATGCCTTAAGGGACGACTTATATTTAGAGATGTGATCAATGTTTATGAGGATATGGTTCTTTCTATTCTACTGGCTATAATTGCATTTTATTTCACTCATCATTAGCTTTAAAATTGTTTGACATCCTTAATGGAGGAGTTCATGCAATATTACCTGTGGTTCCTTGGAGATGTTTAGATGTAATCTATTGAGGATGGGGCAGAAAATTTGCTGAGCCTATTGTCGAGTTTTGATTATGGCATCTCTCACCGGTGTTGCAGCGCAACGCCTCTACAAATTGAAGAACGAGGACTTGCAGTGAACTTAAATTTGAAGTGGGGAAGATTTTTCTGGAAAACGCATTGCACCTCAAAACTAAATATTAGCGAAGTTTTCGCCGAATCGAGCAGGAACAGCCAAAGGTGCAGGGAACTTAAATTTGAAAGGTTGGGGAAGAATTTCCCCAGAAAACGCATTGCACCTTCAAACTAAAGATTAGCAAAGTTCTTGAAAGACGACGGAAACATTTCTGCTGAGGTGAAGAGACCGAAGCTGCTCTAGCTTGCCCCAAAGATGAAGTGATCGATCCAGATGACGCATTGTTTTGGAGGTCGGAGTGCCGTTAGGTTAGAATAGTTTCCAATGCTTGATGGAATAAGGCGCCATTGAAAAATGCCAAATAAAAGTCTGCGGTAATAAAAAAAGTATAACTAATGGGAATCTGAAACTCAAATGTTGtacggtatatatatatatattatcgcAAAATATTGTACGGTATTTTAATGGGTGAAAAGTTGGTGAGTTGTGTTAATTTAAGTTTAGTATTCTCTAAAAAGAGTTTGTAACCGGGAGGGATTGCCAACTaaggtttcgaccaaaaaaaaaaaaaaaaactaaggtaagtaaaaattggtgattcaATATAACAGTCGGGTtcgaccaatatatatatataaaacttcGAATAAAGGTTCGAAGTGGgtaaattttctcaaaagagtATCTAAAGTGAACTTTGTCTCGAATAAGGGCATGACATAGTCGAgttagtctcaaataagagtttggaTTCAATATAACGGTTGGGAAAAACTTCGAATACGGGTTTGAAGTGAggttattttctcaaaagagtgTCTAAAGTGAACTTTGTCTcgaataagggcatgaaatagTCAAGTTAGTCTCAAATAGGAGTTAGGATTAGCCAGCTAGCGAGTTTTGGCCGCCGGAGTAGGAGcacttttgtccaaaaaaaaaaatcaaaatccgtaacaataaaaatctcaaaaattggTATTGCAGTTCCTCTTCTGCAATATTcccttcaaaattttcagaCTCCAGTGGACCTCCTCCTCGCTTTGCTTTGCTTCGCTTCGAAACGGCCAAGAAATCGTTGTGACAATGGTGTAAAGGGCACAAGAAAATTACTGGGCATGAACAATTCTTTGCTCGATATCGCTATGAATCTCAGATATTGGATTTGGATACACCTCTTGCCATCGGTGAATCTCTTAAACGAGAATTGGTAAACTGAAAAAAGTATGATCAAACATCAGTAAATAATTCAAACGAGAAATGATAACTCAAAACTAGTCGGTAATTTAATCAGACAAAAATTAGCAAGCCACTCAAACTTAGGTTGGTAATTCCATATAAGGGTCAATAATTTCGAAGAGGTAATAAATTATGTGAACAAAAGTTGCTAAGTTAGAACAAAGATTTGTGATTTGCATCCTAGAAAagaaatttgtaaatttacaAAAGTGTTGGTAAGTAAATAATAAGTTACCCGAGAAATAAAAACCATTGGCACAGCTTTTGGACACTTACTGAAATTTATTAGCACGTTTCCGAGTACATATATGATAGCTGGAAATTTCGTATAAGCTGAAACTGCTTATTCTCTGTATGTACAATACAAACGCTTAAGTTATAAGCTATTTTCTTGGCATGTTTTAAAGTTTGATAGCTTCAAATTGCCTACGTATACACAAAGTACACCCATCAATCTATTTTTGTATACTTAAATGCGGAAGAGAACTTGGGAACGGTCAACCACCGTCGGCGGAAGCGCCGGAATCCATGAATTTTAATCGGGCAGCGCATCCTCTTGACCTTCTTGGTGAAATTCCGACATCTTCGTCTCAGCGTGTTAGTTTTCGAAACACTGACGAGACTCTTGATGCAGCCACATCCTGCAACTATTGCAATAACAAATAGTTAACTGTCTTTCCACATTATCTCAACTACTTGTACATATGGCAGGTCAAATACACTCATTTAAGACTTATGGTCAAACTGCATAGTATGTGTTGAGATAAGGCTAACTAAAGAGAGCACCTTGCGCATCATCCACATATCCACCCTCTTCTGAGCTTGCCTTGTGCAGAATCTGCAATTTGCAAGAATGGGAATATGAAATTTGATGAATGATAGAAAGACTGGCTTTTCAAGTGACTTTAGTTCATCACCTTGACAAGATTATCCAATCGCTTTCGCATCCTCCTCTGTATGAATCCCCGAGTGCACTAGATCGGAAACAAAGCCGAGTCAGTTTTCGGTAACATCTATAGGAAGCAGGGAACCGAGCCAGTCTGTGATCGAAGTCATACGGATCACCTTAACATGATACTTTACAAAGGCGTAAAAGTTCAGCAGATTCCACACGGTTTTATCCAGTCTTTTGCCTTTAACATGATGTGGCAAAATATCTGTGTCATACAAATGCACGTTAGATCACCTAAAGCGATTCGAGGTTTCAGTGAGTCAATCAATCTGAAATGGTATATGTGAAATTATACGCTTGTCACGTTATATGTATGATTTAACATGCCGAATATGCTTCATCAGTGTTCCTCACCGAAGGAGACGAACCCGCCATTGGTGCTTAGGTCTTCCATTTGTTCTCCTCTCAACTCCGGAGGTGGAATGGGCGACCATGTACAAAGAGGTACCTTGGCCCACGCTTCAGAGCTTCCAACGTCCATGAGTTCCTGTTAAGGCCACCGACGCTGACTCTTTAGGACAAGCAAACCTTAAGAACTCCAAATTAATGTAAGAGAAGGTgactagcttttttttttctgcgcACGCCACATGCACCTGAAAGAAGGCAGTTGCGATGATCACGTCTGTGTTTTCTTGGAAACGCATAGGGAACACTGCGATGGTCTTTTCCGGCTGTCAACCGCAAGTTTCCTCAATTCAGTTAAAGGGGTCTTTCATGAAGACTTCAAGCTATTGAGCATCAGAAAGCAATGGCCCAGGCAGAAAAGCATGTGGCCGGCTATGTCTACATTTTGGGATTAAGAGACTTTTTTCTCTACCGATCTTGCGAAAAAGGAAAACGGTTTTATACATATCTTACCTGTCTGACCACAAAGAAAGGCTCTCTTGGGTGATACAATAGTTTAATCAGCTTGTACATCCCTGGAGATGTGTCCTGTGAGGCGACATTGCTCAACATTTCTTTCAACTGGCAGCTCAGTATTGCAGCTTGTATGCTGGCGATCTCTGTTATGATCTTGGAAGAATCTGATTGCAAGGACTGATAGTTCAATATGCGGGTAAGCAAATATATGTTCTGCATCAAGTAAGAGGCATGATAAGCATAAAACCTTTGCCTTGCGGGATCTTAGAAAAATCGAGCCTCAGAGTGAGCTGATATCCTTCTCTCGAGGGCTCGACAAGCTCCACTATATCCGAGAGAATTCCCTTTATCGTTTGTACAGTGCCTTGTGAAATTCCTTGAGCGACGGATGCTTCTTGAGATAGTAATGGTGTTGATATGGACAAATGGACATAGTGTGGATCTGATACTGAAGACTGCCAAGCATTGCAAATAGCTCTTGTTAACACTTCATTAACCACTGATTtccttgggaaaaaaaattctccggTCATCAAAGACACTTCCCCACATAAAACCCAGAACTCAGTCTAATTGAACCTAGGATTAGGTATGATACCTGATAGCGAAATCTCGAACACGATAATTGTACACAGaccgaaagaaaaataaaagttcattaGGATGTTAGGCGACTTCGAAGCTTCCTAATTCTGGACTTTCGCACAGGCATGATTATTTACCCGTATGTGGTACTCCACTGCCCCAAATTCGAACAAGCGTTGATCCAGCTCTGTGGGCTTGTTATCTCTGCACAATCCAAACAATACCCCATCATAAGAATGCATCTGTTTGTAGAGCGCTGTATCTGTTTACTCCAGCATTTTGATTCATTGAAGCTGTTAAAAGTCTTTTTCTGACTTAGATTGTCGAAGCAGTACTATTTGTGACAGTATCTACGCCACATCGTCACACCTTTTGGACACGTAAGCGACGCATAGGTAGAAAACTATGGAAGCATGGTGCTAATTGAGCTCGATTATGGAAGCAGGACGCTAAGTTGTTTCAAATGGTCCTTTGCAGTGCGAGATTCCAAGCAAGTTCAAGTGGTTATTCCACTAGCCATACGCTAAATTAGTCTACAGCTTCATGTTATCTAATTGCGGTAGGCAGTCAATATAGGAAAATAGCAGTCTTAGAGACTAGGCTTTTCTATTGTCAACGAATCCTGGTGTTTAGCGCGCACGAATTATCGTATGTCAACACTAACATCGATAATATGTTGGAGCATTCTGGCAATGAAAGgatttaaaagttcaaaacttgGATATGGCATCGTACATTGTTTCAACATGAAAGTGCAAGTACTTCATACCTGTATATTTTGAGCAGAGTCTCCTTCAGTGCTGGTGATGCTCTATCAAAGCAAGccatcctttctctctctctgaggaAGTAAAGATTCTGAGACATAAAACAGCAGAATGTCTGCACTGCAAGTTCTGACTTGTTATTGGAGCTGAGGCTAGTGGAGTTAGGTAAAAAAAAGACAGTCCAGTGTTGCAATCATGTTTAGCAATCTTTGAAGcaaaaacctctctctctctctctctctctctctctctctgagattgCCAGATCAACTTGTTTATGTTGCAAGCAAAAGTAGTTCCCCTGTCCATTGCTCTGTTTCTGCTAGCTGGTATTGCTGAACAGGATTTTGGGTTTTCCCTGCCATGTGTGTTCTTTTGGTTGAGTTGGGCTACCTTAGTAATTATTCCATTGCTGTTCCTCCTAGTTAAAAGTCCTTATGTCTTATAACTAGCAAAAATAAAGTGCCGATCTTACtttttctaccctctttatcgTAAAGAGCTCAGGTTCACTTGCAGTTCTAAATCATTCTACGAATTTACGAGAGTCTCACGAATGATTTTAGCTATTGCCGGTAGTAATGTCTATCGAGAATCCTCAATTTTGGAGTCGGGGCTAAAGCAGGTACTTTACATTAGTTGCTAGGTCTCTTTCTCTGTCCATCATTGTCGTTAGGACATGTATATGGTCTCATTAGAATTCATACTAGTTCTTTCTTCCAGTATTGATACTTCCAGGTTTTTAAACTGTCTACATCAACACCATTACACTATCAGAAAGGGCCATCCTCTCTTTCTGAAAGCTAGGTAATGTACTTAATAATTTACAAAACCGAGATGGACCTCGAAGGAAATGACTTGTTCAGACTTGCCAGTTTCCGCACTTCCGACGCCGTGGTCGAATCGGACTCAAGCGGCGGCGACACAATGTGTTGTTGGACTTGGTAGCTTGCTTGGATACATCTCGGCTTGAAGAAATCAATCCAGCTCGATATTGCCAATTAGGGCTTTCGAACTGATCGGAACACTCCTAGACGCAGTTATTTATTAAAACCCGATTGATTAAGAGCGTAAACGCTAGCATTGGGAAAGCTGGTGAACTTGCCATGGGCTTTAGTATTTTCGAAAGGCCACTTTAAGCATTAATTaacattttctcttccaactttgTCCTTGttaacatttttccaattctgattttgttctaATAAAGCATTTGTTGACCTTCGGCTTTCAGAAACTGagcgagagggagggagagagtcttttcatcttcttccataTGCAAGAAGGTGGAATCATTGAAGAACAAAGAGGATGGCGAGCAAGTTGGTGATCAAGACGAATGGATCCGAAAGTTCATCATCGACATTGAACCCCAGATGAACGCCCTCTCACCTGCACTCGCCTCTTCGCACCCTCTCCAATCGCTTTCAATCTCTCCGGCGCTACCTCGACACAAGATGACTCTCGCTAGGCCCGGGCGAGCGCCGATGTGGCTTCCCCTAGGGCAGGCGATTGGTTGCCACAACTTGGGGGGGGGTGGATGGCGTCACCCTAATTTGGGTGACCTCCCTCGGGCCTGGCGTCGGCCCTTGCCTGGGGCCAATGACCTCCACTAGCCCCttcggcgatgggcggtggtgGCGCAATAGCCTGAGGgcctgccattttttttttttttatgattttgtttttaatttaaataaaaatttatctttctttttttagttttcaatctaatttttaaaaagaaaagttaataaaaaaattaagaatattaagatattaaaaaaaattgttcacatcaACGCCGGCCGGCCATGCCGTATATGAAGATCTAGATCCACATGagtgatttttgatcaaaattgaccagatgaatttaattgacaaaacatgaaaacgtataggacttaattggcaaaattaaaatatttaggacttaattgaaaaaaaatgcaataatttaaggctttttagacaattttcttcattttagtCGAATCCTTATTAAGTAAAGCTGCTATCCATAAGTTTAGAAACCTAGAGTACTTTTTGCAATCAAGTTGTTGAACTAATTTGTTTAATCCAATCCTTGAGCTTGcatagtttttaaaaaaaaaaaaaaatcaaagtctcCTCAGCTACAAATGGACATGATCCATTATGGTCCGTTATGACTTTTGATTTTGATGTGCAATCCTTGTTCTTCTTTGTCGCCCTCTATGGGCGTTATCCGGGCTTCTCCACACAAGCtcgagaccaaaaaaaaaaaaaaaaacctcctcaGTCAAAAGTTTTGACATCAATTAATGTTCAAAACTAATACGGATGCTGTCTTGTCCGCACCggattcctcctcctccttcgtacCTCCCATTCACCGCTGCCAAACCCCTTCCTCGACTCTCCATCAAGGAATCTTGAGAAGCCTGAAAAACAATCATGAAGACACAGCAAAACCTAGAAGCAAATCAAAAACTAAATGTCTCCGAGGCGTGCTCAGAAAGCCATTTTTATTCGGTGTAGAGACTTCTCCTTGTTTGGTGGCTTGACTTGCGGCATGGTCTGCCGTAGGTCTCTCCGTGCGCTTCAAGCTTCGAAGCTTGCGGAATAGAGCTCCACAGACGCCGCATTGTTGCTTGCAGTTGCAGTGTAGTGTGGAGTTATGGAGTACAAAGCCATTCTCAGCAATGCACTTCTTACTGGAGAAATTcttaagaaaagaaatatgGAATGTTATTTCTCCCGTTAAGAATTTCTCCCGTAAGAAGTGCATGGCCAAGAATGACTTGGGCTCCATAACTCCTCTCTGCACCACAGCTGCAAGCGCCGATGTAGTGTGGAACTCTGTTATGCAAGCTCAGGAGCTTGAAGATCATGGGGAGAGCTATGGTGGAGTGTGGGATGATGAGAGCGATCGTTCCTCTACGACCGAAGGAAATGTCTCAAAGGAAGACAAGATGACCTGCCTGACTAAGTTTCCTAAGTTtcgccaaggcttccaaagttgattttgcaattttatgaatttttgttgatttttgattaattttctaaaaataagaTGCCAACAACTCTTGTTTTTGTCTCCGTCTTTGCTTGATTCAAAAGGCTCTTGGTGAATTTCTGACTTAGGATCGTAGAGAGAGAAACactctagagagagaagctcttgaTATCTATTCATTCGTGAGAGGTTATATATACAACGACTCCCTCGATCACTACCGTTGATCCATCCTCGATCCAATAGTGGAGATTGCACCTCCTCATTAACCAATCAAGGTGCATCTCACTACCGACCAGTCAAATTACAAGGAACTCTCTAGAATAAGGTGCATCTACAATATTGCCCACCTGCAAGAGTATTCTAGAGAACTCAAGAGAGATGTCCATTTGAATAGTTGATAGCCTTTCGAGCTAGAAAACCTCCGAACCGTGACGCATGCCTGCTATTGATCTCAAACCTCACAACCATGTCGTGAGAAGTTTTTCAATATGTGTACCGATGTATCATTTGCTTTTGCCTGGTAGAACTTTGGGAGGCTCAGGCCATCAAATATTTTTAGCACAAGTATTATAAGTTTATATAGAGTGAAGAGTAGGAGTCTACACCTTCCTACTAGGATGTGTACACCTTATAAAATGGGCAATTGTTTCATTCCTTTTGAGTATCAGCAATTTGATGAGCGCTCTGTTGGGGAATACAAGTTCTAGTTCATTTGGCCGGCTCTAGGGACCGGTGAGATGGCTGCGGACATGGTAATGGGAAGCCaggcaaaagttgattttgcaccTTTTGCAGTTGAAGGTCGATGTTGCCGAGAGATGATAGGAATGGGGAGAACGGAAGGACATTTCAACTCCTAGGCTCAGTCTATTTTGCCAAAaacaatttctcaaaaaaaaaaaaaaaaatcgatttgtttttgtgtttggtttgcagaaaataagctagactaggaaaacattttccaccatATTTCTTCGCTTCATTCCTTCAcatcccttttttctttttaactattttttttatttttcacttatttttcatttttataatgttttggaatttttatttttcttttatttttctctctctttttttacttcCTCTGCCGGTCGCCAGCCACGGCAACACCGGTGACCGGCCATCGCCATGGCCAGCGACCGgctgatgaagaaattgaagaagaaattaaaaaaaaaagaagagaaaataattttaaaaaataagaaataagatcaataaaaaatcataaatatacaattatttaaaaaattgaattttttaaaataaaaaaatggtccACACGGCCGTGTCACATAGGATGACCGGGTACACGTTagtaattttcggccaaaatgcgacacagaaaatcaaattagattttccatgccaaacaatggaaaacattttccaattcatttttaggtCTAACCAAACACAGGAAAAtattgcgaaataaatggagccttagttTATCGTCATTATCTGCTGGTGTTTCAACATCACGTGTCGATATTTAGGAAACATATCAGACCATTAAAATTCACGCTGGAGGTTGTAATTGTATTATGgtgtttggaaattttcttcatttgcaAGGCATTCTCAATGTCGGTTTCTTTCGGATCATCAAGGTGTACCCTCTTTTTTCTGATCTGACTCCGAAACAAATTCCTGGACATATATAATGCTTTATGGCAGCTACATGTTCTATTTCGACGAGTTCGATAATTGTCATCTAAAGGCTGCATTGTCCATATTGTTATGGTGCTATATTTACCCAACAGGGACTGAAGGGTATGTGCCGGAGAATCGGATGTGTCGGAGGAAAAGAAGGGTTGCATCTGCAAGCAGGGGTTTTGGAACAAAGCGATTCTTTGCACGATTCTTAAATATTTAGTACACTTGGAAAGATGAGCAGTAGAGCTGGTTGAGGACTGCCGTCTGTTAACCTGATTTTGCCTTGCATTTTTTCAATCCTGACGCGGTTGACTCTGGCCAAAAGAACGAAAAGGAACTGACGAGGTTGACCGATAAAATGAAATACAGCACTAACAAGAACAGCAACCACATACCGCGCTTTTGTTCAACTCAGGCCTTCATTCTGCATTCCTGCATGATTTCAGGTAATCCTCATCATTTTAGCTATTTATGTATGGAATGAGCAGGCATCTCACGATGGCCTCTAATGTTTTTTGTTCTCTAGGGAATCATTGTAAAAGTTTTCCTAACATGGGCTTATAGTAATTTACCATTTTATGAGATTAATTTACCGTTTCACGGGATTGATCTAATAAGGTAGAATATAagaatttttaatcaatctaaTAAGGCCTGGCATGTGTGGGTTGAGTTGAACccggcccgtgatgagaggTTGAGACTGTTTTGAAGCATTTGCCTAAGTTTTATCAAATCTTTTAGCACCTTCCGAGGAAATTACACCGATTAGGAAGTCTTGTCTTGGTTTGCCAGAAAGTAATTTAAGCTTCCGTTCTTGAAGAGAACTTTCCAAGTCTACGTTTATTAGAATGTTGTTCTTTCGCTTCTAGACAACCAAGGTATGAGCCCCATTTCACTTTTCCCACGAGCTTCGTTAGACTCAGCGGAAGTATTTGGTATAAGTCGAGGCCTTTCGGCTTAAGTCCGGACTGAAAATCCTATAAATAGCGCTCAAGTCTCTCATTTAACTCTACAAACTCAtaaataacctcacataaagagcATACAGATTCACGTACTAAGGGGCTGTCTCATTAAGCCGGGGATATACAAGGCAATAGAGGCCAAATATTTAATCCCAATAGAGGAGAAGTACTTCATTTGCCTCATCGCTATTTCATATCAATAATGATGGGTTCCAAATCAGATGCACAAATTCGTTTCAATCATTATTGGGTTTCTAGGTTCTAGCTATGGTGTTTCTAGGTTGCCGTTTTTGCGGCTTACATGTGATATCAGAGCTTTCCATATACTAGATCTGGAAATTTTGGTTTTTACCCGTTTTCGAAATTTTTGTCCAATGAAAATTGATTTCGATTGCATATTCGGATTCGTCTCATCGAGAGGAGCATTTTGATGGGTCGTGAAAACGGCGAGTGAGTTGATGATCAACACAGACAGATCCAAAAGTGCACTCACTTCTTTGCACAATCTCTTTGGCGCAACCACGACGACAAGTCTCATTTTGTCAAATCGAACGTCAAATTCCCTTCATCTAAAgtctttgcatttttccaaatattttccccaatcaTCGAACCAAATGCAGCCAAGAATCTTCATAGTTTTTGACATTTGATCTCAAAT contains:
- the LOC115743410 gene encoding 60S ribosomal protein L23 — its product is MSKRGRGGSAGNKFRMSLGLPVAATVNCADNTGAKNLYIISVKGIKGRLNRLPSACVGDMVMATVKKGKPDLRKKVMPAVIVRQRKPWRRKDGVYMYFEDNAGVIVNPKGEMKGSAITGPIGKECADLWPRIASAANAIV
- the LOC115743418 gene encoding actin-related protein 2/3 complex subunit 2B isoform X2; the protein is MSQNLYFLRERERMACFDRASPALKETLLKIYRDNKPTELDQRLFEFGAVEYHMQSSVSDPHYVHLSISTPLLSQEASVAQGISQGTVQTIKGILSDIVELVEPSREGYQLTLRLDFSKIPQGKDSSKIITEIASIQAAILSCQLKEMLSNVASQDTSPGMYKLIKLLYHPREPFFVVRQPEKTIAVFPMRFQENTDVIIATAFFQELMDVGSSEAWAKVPLCTWSPIPPPELRGEQMEDLSTNGGFVSFDILPHHVKGKRLDKTVWNLLNFYAFVKYHVKCTRGFIQRRMRKRLDNLVKILHKASSEEGGYVDDAQVAGCGCIKSLVSVSKTNTLRRRCRNFTKKVKRMRCPIKIHGFRRFRRRWLTVPKFSSAFKYTKID
- the LOC115743418 gene encoding actin-related protein 2/3 complex subunit 2B isoform X3 — encoded protein: MSQNLYFLRERERMACFDRASPALKETLLKIYRDNKPTELDQRLFEFGAVEYHIRSSVSDPHYVHLSISTPLLSQEASVAQGISQGTVQTIKGILSDIVELVEPSREGYQLTLRLDFSKIPQGKDSSKIITEIASIQAAILSCQLKEMLSNVASQDTSPGMYKLIKLLYHPREPFFVVRQPEKTIAVFPMRFQENTDVIIATAFFQELMDVGSSEAWAKVPLCTWSPIPPPELRGEQMEDLSTNGGFVSFDILPHHVKGKRLDKTVWNLLNFYAFVKYHVKCTRGFIQRRMRKRLDNLVKILHKASSEEGGYVDDAQGCGCIKSLVSVSKTNTLRRRCRNFTKKVKRMRCPIKIHGFRRFRRRWLTVPKFSSAFKYTKID
- the LOC115743418 gene encoding actin-related protein 2/3 complex subunit 2B isoform X1: MSQNLYFLRERERMACFDRASPALKETLLKIYRDNKPTELDQRLFEFGAVEYHIRSSVSDPHYVHLSISTPLLSQEASVAQGISQGTVQTIKGILSDIVELVEPSREGYQLTLRLDFSKIPQGKDSSKIITEIASIQAAILSCQLKEMLSNVASQDTSPGMYKLIKLLYHPREPFFVVRQPEKTIAVFPMRFQENTDVIIATAFFQELMDVGSSEAWAKVPLCTWSPIPPPELRGEQMEDLSTNGGFVSFDILPHHVKGKRLDKTVWNLLNFYAFVKYHVKCTRGFIQRRMRKRLDNLVKILHKASSEEGGYVDDAQVAGCGCIKSLVSVSKTNTLRRRCRNFTKKVKRMRCPIKIHGFRRFRRRWLTVPKFSSAFKYTKID